The genomic DNA GACGGGGGGCTCGTTCACATCCCTGACGAGCACCAGCACGCTGGCCGAGGAGAGCCCGAGGGACACGGAGAGGGGGACCTTGTTCTCCACCGTCACCACGAGGTCGTAGCGGTTCCTGGTCTCGTAGTCCAGGCCCTGGAGGCggcagagaggagctgggctgggagcggtgctgggggggacGCGTCCCGCATGGGGCAGCCTCAGGAACCCCCAGACCCACCTTGGCGGTCCTCAGGATGCCGTCGTTGGTGTTGGGGTCGGTGGTGATGCTGAAGGCGCCGTCCTGGTCCCCGCTCTTGATGCGGTAGACGGCTTGCCAGGCCGGGGAGCCCGGCATGTCCTGGTCCGTCACGTGCAGCCTGgccacctccacccccacctCGTTCTCGGGCACCGTCCCCTCGTACTGCGGGAGGGGCGCAGGGACGGTCAGTGCGGGttggggccgggggcagcgggggaaGCGGCTCGCGGGAGCCGGCATGGGGGGGAGCTCGGTACCATGGTGGGGTCGAAGATGGGGATGTTGTCGTTGGCATCCGTGACCTCGATGACGGCCGTGGCGGTGGTGGACAGCCCTGTGCCCTCCTGGTCCGTGGCCCGGACGATCAGCGTGTAGTTGGGGGTGGTCTGCGAGCAGAGAGCACCACGGTCAGGGGCGCCCCACGGCTGCTCCCACCGTGGGGGTGCCGGGACGCGGCCGGGCGCCCACCTCGCGGTCCAGCCCCGTGCCGAGGACGCTGATGACGCCCTTCTGGGGGTCGATGGTGAACATCTGGGGGTGCGGTTTGGGCGGCTCCTGGCTGACGATGGAGTAGCTGACGATGCCGTTGTTCACGTTCACCGCGTCGTCCGCGTCCGTGGCGTTCACGGTCATCACGGAGGTGCCTGGCacggggacgggacgggacgagGAGATGTCACTCACGGGACGAGCCCCGTGGGCGCCACCGTCAGCCTGGCGCAGCTCCGTCCCGGGGCCCCGGggcccccccacctcccccccacccccaccccacgcACCCGGCTTGGCGTTCTCCTCGATGTAGCCGACGAAGAGCTGCTTGGTGAAGACGGGCTTGTTGTCGTTCTGGTCCATCACCGTGATGATGATCTCCATGGGGTCCTCCACGGGCTGCCCGTTGGCCGACACGGCGTGGGAGAAGAGCTGCGGGGGCACCGTCAGTGGCGTGGCCCCCTCGAGaccccccggcacccccagtCCCAGCCCCCACTCACGACATATTTATCGATCTCCTCGCGGTCCAGCGGCTGTGTCACCTCCAGCCACCCCGTCTCACGCTCGATGGTGAAGAcgcccacgggggggctgtcCGCCCCCTGCCCCGTGATGCTGTAGAAAACCTTGGTCTCCTTGTCCTTGTTGGATTTGATCTGGGGGCGAGGCGGGGGGCTGTTAGAGGGGCCTGGCACTCCGCAGATGTACCCGCAtcccccccggggctgctcagcctggctgcagggcccagCGCTGGCTCAGCCCTCGTCCCCGCACCGTGGGGGCCACGTACCTGCACCAGGGGCCTGGGGAAGGGCCCCCGGTGGTTCTCGGGGCAGCTGATGGGGGGGATGACCCAGTCCCTCTTCTGCCTTCGGAGGCTGGGGCCAGATTCGGGGAACGAGAGCATGTAGGGCTCGCCGTCCTGCAGGAACAGCGATTTGTCCCGGTGCCCACGGGAGCGCCAGGCAGCCGGAGGCACCCACCGCCCACCCCACGGAGGGGCTGTGGTGAGCACAGGCACGGGGACCACACCTCACCTGGTTGCTGCGGCGCTGCTGCCGCGACCTGCGCCTCTCCACGGTCACCCAGGCCGAGTGCCTCTTGCCCGTGGCATCCAGGGCGGAGACATTGAAGCGGATCTTCTGCCCGCGGAGCTGCAGCGCCTGCTTCGTCTGGAGGATGCCGTCCTCGTCCACCTCGAAGCGCGGGTCGGCGGGGACGTGCACAGCCTGcggctgcccagcacagcccgaGAACAGCACTGGGGACAGGAGGAGCGGGTGGGCTGGGTGGCACCGTGCCTGGCACACCCCTGCCACGGGGCACAGCCCCCCGTGTGCTGTGCACAGCGTCCCCACGGCACAGCCCCACACGTGGCCATGGCAGCATGCAGAGGGTGCTGCTGCGCCGGGTGCTTTTCAAACACAAATAGGGCCGGCGTGTCCAGCTCGCCCGCGCTGGCACCCAGCCACCCCAGTAACCGCCAGGGTTGGGGCCCAGGGGCTGCCAGCGCAGGATCCTGCGCTGCGGGCAGGGGGGTGGCAGTGCACCCGTGCTTGGGGACCCCTGGGGGTCACCGAGCCTCCTGCATGGCTGGGGATCTGGGGTATGCGTCTGCAGTGGGCTTGTGacctgctgcaggacagggaCATCAGCCTGTGTGATGGGGAAGGTGGTGCCCCCGGGGTAGCAGGGGATCCTtggggacagagcagggagATGGCACCCTGCTGGGGCCACGGTACGAGCCCTCACACTGCCCACACTGGTCTGGCACTGGTCTGGTACTGGTCACAGCTGGGGCTGGCGTGCTGGAGACAAGGACAGCccgagggggggggcagcgcgcAGCACGGCAGCGATCAGCAGGCATCACATGAGCGGGGCCGCGCAGCCGGGAGCTCCCTGAACAAACGCTCCTTTGTCTGGGGGATGTTTTGTttgagccagcagcacccagcctgggTCCCCCCCCACCGGCagagccacccccagccccagcatgACCGCGGCTCGGGCAGGAGGCACTTGGTGGTGCCGTGGGATGGCGACGTGCCCGGGGTGGGAAGCGCGGAGCTGGGCGCTCCCAGGGCAGCCCTTACTGCCGGGCCCTTTCCGCCATCCCTCGGCACAACAGCCCACGTGCAGCCCAGAAATTCAGAGCTGACAACAAGTGGAAGGcgacagcagagctgggctgggggcttccACCGTGCCCTCGACCCAGCGGGTGCGATGCCAGCCCGGCCCCCAGGTGGGTCCCGCAGCCAGGCCGGGGCAGCCGGTGAGGCCGGCTGTGCAGGGACACGCCGGGGCAGGCCGGGCGCTCCCGCAccgggggctggcagcggggaggTGCCGCGGCCCCCGCGGGCACCCGGGACCTGGCATGGAGCCGGCCGGGTGCAGCGAGCACCCAGGgtgcagctcagcacccagccccgcACCGGCTGCGTGTACGGAGCGCAGGGAGCGCGCCATGCCGAGCGCGCGCACCCCATGGCTGTGCTCAACCAGTTTTTCCAGCTCAGCACTTGAAAGCCAACCCCTCCCTGCCCCGTCCTCCCCGGGGGCATGCAGCCATGGGGCCTCAGCAAGgcgtggggcagggggaggcggtggggctgggggcaagTTTGGGGGGCTGCTGAACCGCAGGGCGCTCCATGCCTTCCTGGAGCCTCACCTGCCACTACCCACGGGGCCAAAATCACCGAATTACTGACTGCTggatggggttggggggaacACCCCGCACCCCCAGGATTGGGATCTGGGGACCGTGGTGCCTGCCAGCCCCCAAGCCACCCCACAACCCGCTGTGACACAGGAAGGTGTCTCgccagggctgggcacaggGTGAGTCACGGGCCTAGCCAAGTGCCACCACCCCAGGACAACCGGGTGACGACCGGGTGCCAccaccccgtgtccccacaCAGTTGCGCAAGCGCGCGGTGGCTGCACTGGGGCAGAAGCCAGCGGTggcggggagagggggggggacaaaCACCAGTTCCGGGCAGCGCGGGCAAAGGCGCCGTGAGCCGCACGTCCCGCCCAGGCGCTCCCCCTGACGTCACCGAGTTTCACCGTGACTTCAGAGTCTCGAGGTTTCTCCCACCCGGGGCTGATTCAGGATCTGCGTAGTTTGGGAACATCCGCCCCCGCCAGAGacccacatccccccccccccccgaaatgGGACCAAACGCCCACGTCCCACAGAGCTGGGGGCTCCCTCAGGGCTCCTTCCTGGGGTTCTGCCACCCCGTGCCCTGCCCAGGGACCCCTCGCCCATGGGCAAGGCAGCACACGAGGCTGAGCGTGGCCACAGGGTCCCGGTGCCATCCCAGGGCCACCAGGCGGGTGCTGCCGTCCTTCCCTCGGGGCGTGGGACagccgcagccccagcacccaccgGAAACCGAGGCActgggcagctcctgctgcccgcATTAACGCGGAGGAAATTGCTCCTTCCTCCACCGAGCTTTCTCATCAGCGTGCCGGGGCGGCAGCACCGCCGTCGGGAGGCTCGGagccgcagcagcagccggcGCAGCCCCTGGAGCGCTCGGAGAGGCAGGGCCCCACGCCGCCTCTTGCCGCCCCAGCGCCGAGCTGGGCCTATCCAGACCTGTCTGAGGCACAACACAGCGCTCGACTCATCAGCTTAATTACAGGCCAGCTCGTCAGCCTGCCGCACCGCAGCCCGGCCGAGGCCTTTGAAGCACGGTGTGGCACAGAGGGCAGCATCCTGCCCCCGCTGAGTGCCCCCCTGTGCGGCTGGGCATCACCGTGGCACAGCCAGGCATCACCACAGCACCTCTGGCACGCACGGGCTGACACAGGCACCCGTCcacttccttcctcctctgtccCAAGCCCCGAACTGGGACGCAGGGGATTTCCAGCCGGCCCCGCTGCAGAAACCAGCCCTGCGCATCCTGGGGGTGCAGAGGGCCACGCAAGTGCCCGTCACCCTGCTATCAGGCACAGCCCGAGCAGCCGCAGGCTCCGGGTGCTGAGCGCCTTTTGTTAATGATCaaccagaaagcaaacaaacatgtATGGAATGCGTTCGGTGCAGTGCAGGGTCCAGCTCCCTGCACTGAAACTGCCAGCGCAGGTGAAACTCAGCCTGAAACCGAAGGCACAGGGGCCCCGCTGCAGTGCTCAGCCCCCCTCGGCCCCCCCTGGCATCGCTGCCAGCCACTGACCCCAGCAAAATGCAGCCAAGCCGCTGCCCTGCAGTGCCGGGGAGCCACCAGGACCTCGGTGCTGGGAGACAAAGAGCATGGTGGGGACacaaacaccccaaaacaaCAGGTCCTCAGCACCCCAATTTCACAGCCACCCCTTCGGCACCTCCAGAACCACCTCCACATCGAGCCGGGTGCTCGGTGCCCCACGCAGAGGCACCGCCAGCCCGTGGGGAGGCCACGCGTGGCGGTCGGGCTCCGCACCCCACGCCCAGGCCTGCCGGCCCCGACAGGTCTGTGCCTGAGTCAGCGCTGCCGGGACAGGCGCCCGCTGCCCCCGCACGCCCTCGCCCCGCTGCTGCCGGCCCCGGCACCTGCAGCGCCCCAGCTCCTCGCCGTGCACCGACACGTAGGCACTGCCCCGGCCCCACGCAGCCACGGCTTTGTGCCTCGTTTTGCCACCCTGGGCACCCATCCCTGCCACCACAGCCCTGTGCCACCTCGCCACGCACCCAGCCCAACCCCACGGGCGCTCCGCCAGCCCCGTTGCCACCCTTGGTGCCAGGCACCAAACCCGACCCCACGCCTCCACAGCCCCCCGGCACACCCGCCCGTCCCCACGAGCGCAGCCCCGTGCCGCACCGGCAGCGGGTTGTGGGGCTGCGTTCCCACCCTTATGGGCCCCCACCACCGCTGTAGGACCCTACCTCGTCCCAGCACCTCGCCCGCTGCCACGCTGTCCCGGGGCACGGTGAAGGTGAAGGTCTCCGCGGCGAATCCaggctggcagggggctgcctcGTCGCACCTCCGGCCGCCCACCTGCCCGGACAGAGGTGTCAGCGTGGCCACCGCCACCCCATCCCCTCCAGTCCCTTCCAGTCCCTTCCAGTCCCCTCCAGTCCCGTCCCCCTcacctggagcagcagcagcagcagggggaagcAGAGGGGGCCCATGgagccccgctgccgccccATAGCTCGGTGCCGGTGCtggacgggacgggacgggacgggacgggacggagCTGCCGTGCGCTGCCGCCGCCGAGCCGCAGGTGAAAGCGGCACCGCCCGCAGGTGCTGCgaccccgccccgccccgccccacCGGGAGgcggcccccccccggtccAGCCCCGGTTCCCCCCTCCCGGTCCGTCCAACCCCTCCCGGTCCTTCCCAAAGGGCCCCGGGGAGCGGCCCCGGCACCGGCACCCTCCGGTCCCGGAGCCCCGGGGGAGCATCGAGGGGGTGGCTCCGGTGAAACCCGGGCAAGCagccccccagggacccccccagggaCCTTACGGCACCCCCAAGCAGGGGGGAACCCCCTGGTGCCAccgcctcctcctgccccacagagcACCCAGCGGTGGCCCCAGGAGTAGGGtcaggggctgagccccccctgtagggaagcaggcagcacccccccagcaccccccgcCCCAGGGGAAGCTCTGGGCTGGGTTAATGCAGCGCTATCAGTGCTTATTATGGGCAGCGGGGGGGCcgctggggatggggagctcTGGGACCAGTCCTGCCCATGCACACCAGTACGGTGCGGGGCTggcccagtgccctcccagcaccaccagctgctTCCCTGGCATCCACCTCGTCCTCCCCCTTCTgcatggggacggggacggggacagcccTGTGGAGAGACCCCACTGCCTCGGCACCCCCCTGGTGATGCTGCaggtccccagcccagcagtgtttctgtgcccccccccccccccacgcctccagccccacagaagTGCACAGAGACAGGaggatcttaaaaaaaaaaaaagaaatccacatCCTTTATTAAAACTTCTACCTAACCCAGCTTAGCCCGTCCGTATCATCACactacatttatttcattaaaaaatacacaggaggaagctgaggccGCTTCAGCGGACGCAGAAGGCATCAGAGGGAGtgcggggaggtgggggggggcagcgccggcCCCAAGGCACAGCAGGGGTAAGGCtttgggcagcaggagcagcagcacgggggggccggggggggccctaCTCATCGTCCTCCCCGCCGCCGTAGAGCTCGGCCAGCTTCTTGAAGCGGTTGCCCCACTCGTTGAGGTAGTCGTAGTCCTGGTCCTGGTCGGAGTCGGAGGAGTTGAGGGAGCTGAGCGAGGCGGCCTCCGAACCGCTGCCCTCGTAGTCGAACACCAGCAGGGAGTCGTAGGGGGGGGCCGTGGGGTCCGTGTCAGCCGCCTTCAggttctggggggggggggggggtagaaGAGGAGCTCAgcggggagctggagctgccccagggcccccccggcaggggaaggggctcaCCTCGTCGATGAAGGTGCCGATGTCCTCGGGGTTGGCGGGCCGGGGCCGGTACTGGGGGGCCGCCATCAGCGGGGGGGCCACGTCGTTGCGGATCACCTCGGGGCGGGCATCCAGGCCGCGGTGCAGCTGGCTCAGGTCGTAGTCCTGCGTGGGGACAGCGCGGGGTCAGGCCAGCCCACGGTGACACGGGGACACCCCCATCCCCGGCACCCACCTGGTCCTCCTCGCCCCCGCCCTCCTCCCCGTAGTAGAAGACGTTGTCCCGCGTGTCGTCctccggcagcagcagcggctccttcaccaccttcctcctcctcacgaagagcagcagcagcaggaggatgaCTGCGGGAGAGGAGCGGCATCAGTGGGGGCACCCCAGCACCCACGGGTGGGGCGCAGCCCCTCCAAACCCCCAACTCACTCAGGAAAGCCAGGAGGGCGCCCAGCACGGCGAGGATGATGGGCACGCCGGTGGCCACCTGTGGCTCGTAGGCGCAGCTCTCCACCCGGCCCTGGCAGTCGCACACTTGTGCCTTGATGACGGTGACCTGGTCCTTGCCCTGGCGGTCGAAGAGCTGCAGGTAGACGCTGtactcctcctgctccagcgGCTCCGTCAGCCGCAAGGTGACCGTGTCACCTGCGTGAGAGGAGTGACGTGGGTGACCTGGGGCGCCTACCCCCGCGGCAGCTGATGCACCCATCGCGCCGAGCCCCCACCTTACCGGTGTCCCCGACCTCCACCGCCCAGCTGTCCCCCGAGCCGTGGCTCAGCTCGGCACGGAAGGGACCCGTGTTGGGGGGCAGGTCCCTGTCGATGATGGTGAGGAcctggggcacggggctgcggTTGCAGACAACGATGTTGCGGGGCTCAGGCTCAGGGCCGTGGTCGTTCACGTCCAGCAGGGTGAGGAGCAGGGTGCCAGTGCCCGTGGCGGGTGGAGAACCTGCAGAGAGGAGCCGGGCTGGTGGGGGACCCCGAGAGCAGggcctccctcccacccccaaggACCAGACCGCGTGGGCACCGCTCCCTGCCCAAGGGGATGCAGCACCCCCGTGACGCCAAGAGCACGTGTCCCTCACGTGGGACAGCACCCGGCAGGAACAAGGGCTCCTTTCACGGCCACTGCGCCTCACCGTCGTCCACGGCCAGCAGCACGGCCACGTAGGTGCTGTTCTTGGCGAAGGGCGACTCGCGGTCCAGGTGGTCCCGCGCCGTGATGAGCCCGTTCTCTGGGTGCACGGCCAGCCAGCCCGCTGGGTCGCTGCCCACCACGTACCTGGGGGACAGAGGGTGCTGGTCCCACGGGGGCACGGCAACAggaccccccccggccccaaTCCCAACCCCGCTCACTTGATGTGCTGCCGCTGGGCTCTGTCGGGGTCCTGGGCCGTGTAGGAGGCGAGGAGCTGCCCCAGCGACGCGTCCTCCGCCACCTGGGCGAGCCGCACCGGGGGGTCGAAGACGGGTGCCTCGTTCACATCCTCCACGCTGACCGTCACCGTGGCCGTGGCCGTGGGCAGCTTGACGGCGAAGGGCGCCTCGTTCGCCACGGCCACGTGGAGCACAAACTGCCGCTTGGCCTCGTAGTCCAGAGcctgcaggaggggacaggaTGAGACGGGCAGCACCACGCAGGGCGGGTGGCCGCACCGCGGGGATGGGCGCAGGACACGCACCTTGGCTGTCCGCAGGACGCCCTCGTTGCTGGCAGGGTCGGTGGTGATGGCGAAGGCGCCGCCCTCGTTGCCGCGCACGATGGAGTAGACGGCGCGCCACGCCGGCGTCTGGGGCTCGTCCAGGTCCGTGGTGTGCAGCCGGGTCACCTCCAGCCCAGCCTCATTCTCCGGCACAGCCGCCTCGTACTGTGCATTGGGGACTGTCAGCACCGAGCCCACCGTGCCCGGCCCACCCTGCCCACCCGACAGCCACGTTACCGTTTTGGGGTCAAACTCGGGGGCGTTGTCGTTCACATCCGTGATCTCAATCACGGCCAGCGCTGTTGTGGTCAGCCCCTCGCCATCCAGGTCGGCCGCCTGCACGGTCAGCGTGTACTCCCGCACGCGCTGCGGggggcagacagacagacagacggacaccCATCAGCACCCCGCAGCCCACCCGGTGCCAGTGCCACCCCCACGGTGCCGCAGGTCCCACCTCGCGGTCGAGGCCGCTGGCAATGACGCTGAGGGTGCCGGTGGCCCTGTTGACGGTGAACATGTGGGGATGGGGCTCCCGCGGCTCCTGGCTGAGGATGGAGTAGGCAAGGACACCGTTGTAGGTTTCCACAGCGTCATCTGCATCCGTGGCGTTCACCTGCATCACCGAGGTGCCTGTGGGATGGGGCGTCCGTGTGAGGGAGGGACAGGGCACCCACGTCCCCAGGAGGGGCAGTCCTGGGGCTCTCCAAGGACACATCCAGCAGGAGGCAGAGTTTCCCCATGGGGCCACGCCACAC from Anas acuta chromosome 10, bAnaAcu1.1, whole genome shotgun sequence includes the following:
- the CDH1 gene encoding cadherin-1, which gives rise to MGRQRGSMGPLCFPLLLLLLQVGGRRCDEAAPCQPGFAAETFTFTVPRDSVAAGEVLGRVLFSGCAGQPQAVHVPADPRFEVDEDGILQTKQALQLRGQKIRFNVSALDATGKRHSAWVTVERRRSRQQRRSNQDGEPYMLSFPESGPSLRRQKRDWVIPPISCPENHRGPFPRPLVQIKSNKDKETKVFYSITGQGADSPPVGVFTIERETGWLEVTQPLDREEIDKYVLFSHAVSANGQPVEDPMEIIITVMDQNDNKPVFTKQLFVGYIEENAKPGTSVMTVNATDADDAVNVNNGIVSYSIVSQEPPKPHPQMFTIDPQKGVISVLGTGLDRETTPNYTLIVRATDQEGTGLSTTATAVIEVTDANDNIPIFDPTMYEGTVPENEVGVEVARLHVTDQDMPGSPAWQAVYRIKSGDQDGAFSITTDPNTNDGILRTAKGLDYETRNRYDLVVTVENKVPLSVSLGLSSASVLVLVRDVNEPPVFVPPVKRVEVPEDLPVGHEVASYTAQDPDKDQRNRITYRMGSDPAGWLDIDPENGIVTAAQPLDRESVHAINSTYKAIVLAVDNGVPDATGTGTLLLLLQDVNDNGPTPEPRIFDICSRQPEDQTLTIVDKDLPPNTYPFQAALEHGSGTNWTVEIFGQDSLVLKLKKELEPGEYSIFLKLTDSQGKAQMTEVKAQVCDCEGATKNCERRAFIATGLGVPAILGILGGILALLILLLLLLLFVRRRKVVKEPLLPPEDDMRDNVYHYDEEGGGEEDQDYDLSQLHRGLDARPEVIRNDVAPPLMAAPQYRPRPANPDEIGNFIDENLKAADTDPTAPPYDSLLVFDYEGSGSEAASLSSLNSSDSDQDQDYDYLNEWGNRFKKLAELYGGGEEDD
- the LOC137861662 gene encoding B-cadherin isoform X2, which encodes MRGSRSGLCPLLLLLLLPPAAAPARPCAPPGPGDGTVQYEDEEPHVGAVAPRPPGWLPVTPQDATILPGPVRSRRSLQEVPDVHRALRRRKRDWVIPPIKVPENERGPFPKKLVQIKSNRDREAKIFYSITGQGADTPPEGIFTIEKETGWMKVTQPLDREHMDKYHLFSHAVSENGKPVEEPMEIIVTVTDQNDNKPQFTQEVFRGSVPEGALPGTSVMQVNATDADDAVETYNGVLAYSILSQEPREPHPHMFTVNRATGTLSVIASGLDRERVREYTLTVQAADLDGEGLTTTALAVIEITDVNDNAPEFDPKTYEAAVPENEAGLEVTRLHTTDLDEPQTPAWRAVYSIVRGNEGGAFAITTDPASNEGVLRTAKVRVLRPSPRCGHPPCVVLPVSSCPLLQALDYEAKRQFVLHVAVANEAPFAVKLPTATATVTVSVEDVNEAPVFDPPVRLAQVAEDASLGQLLASYTAQDPDRAQRQHIKYVVGSDPAGWLAVHPENGLITARDHLDRESPFAKNSTYVAVLLAVDDGSPPATGTGTLLLTLLDVNDHGPEPEPRNIVVCNRSPVPQVLTIIDRDLPPNTGPFRAELSHGSGDSWAVEVGDTGDTVTLRLTEPLEQEEYSVYLQLFDRQGKDQVTVIKAQVCDCQGRVESCAYEPQVATGVPIILAVLGALLAFLIILLLLLLFVRRRKVVKEPLLLPEDDTRDNVFYYGEEGGGEEDQDYDLSQLHRGLDARPEVIRNDVAPPLMAAPQYRPRPANPEDIGTFIDENLKAADTDPTAPPYDSLLVFDYEGSGSEAASLSSLNSSDSDQDQDYDYLNEWGNRFKKLAELYGGGEDDE
- the LOC137861662 gene encoding B-cadherin isoform X1, yielding MRGSRSGLCPLLLLLLLPPAAAPARPCAPPGPAGDGTVQYEDEEPHVGAVAPRPPGWLPVTPQDATILPGPVRSRRSLQEVPDVHRALRRRKRDWVIPPIKVPENERGPFPKKLVQIKSNRDREAKIFYSITGQGADTPPEGIFTIEKETGWMKVTQPLDREHMDKYHLFSHAVSENGKPVEEPMEIIVTVTDQNDNKPQFTQEVFRGSVPEGALPGTSVMQVNATDADDAVETYNGVLAYSILSQEPREPHPHMFTVNRATGTLSVIASGLDRERVREYTLTVQAADLDGEGLTTTALAVIEITDVNDNAPEFDPKTYEAAVPENEAGLEVTRLHTTDLDEPQTPAWRAVYSIVRGNEGGAFAITTDPASNEGVLRTAKVRVLRPSPRCGHPPCVVLPVSSCPLLQALDYEAKRQFVLHVAVANEAPFAVKLPTATATVTVSVEDVNEAPVFDPPVRLAQVAEDASLGQLLASYTAQDPDRAQRQHIKYVVGSDPAGWLAVHPENGLITARDHLDRESPFAKNSTYVAVLLAVDDGSPPATGTGTLLLTLLDVNDHGPEPEPRNIVVCNRSPVPQVLTIIDRDLPPNTGPFRAELSHGSGDSWAVEVGDTGDTVTLRLTEPLEQEEYSVYLQLFDRQGKDQVTVIKAQVCDCQGRVESCAYEPQVATGVPIILAVLGALLAFLIILLLLLLFVRRRKVVKEPLLLPEDDTRDNVFYYGEEGGGEEDQDYDLSQLHRGLDARPEVIRNDVAPPLMAAPQYRPRPANPEDIGTFIDENLKAADTDPTAPPYDSLLVFDYEGSGSEAASLSSLNSSDSDQDQDYDYLNEWGNRFKKLAELYGGGEDDE
- the LOC137861662 gene encoding B-cadherin isoform X3; its protein translation is MRGSRSGLCPLLLLLLLPPAAAPARPCAPPGPAGDGTVQYEDEEPHVGAVAPRPPGWLPVTPQDATILPGPVRSRRSLQEVPDVHRALRRRKRDWVIPPIKVPENERGPFPKKLVQIKSNRDREAKIFYSITGQGADTPPEGIFTIEKETGWMKVTQPLDREHMDKYHLFSHAVSENGKPVEEPMEIIVTVTDQNDNKPQFTQEVFRGSVPEGALPGTSVMQVNATDADDAVETYNGVLAYSILSQEPREPHPHMFTVNRATGTLSVIASGLDRERVREYTLTVQAADLDGEGLTTTALAVIEITDVNDNAPEFDPKTYEAAVPENEAGLEVTRLHTTDLDEPQTPAWRAVYSIVRGNEGGAFAITTDPASNEGVLRTAKALDYEAKRQFVLHVAVANEAPFAVKLPTATATVTVSVEDVNEAPVFDPPVRLAQVAEDASLGQLLASYTAQDPDRAQRQHIKYVVGSDPAGWLAVHPENGLITARDHLDRESPFAKNSTYVAVLLAVDDGSPPATGTGTLLLTLLDVNDHGPEPEPRNIVVCNRSPVPQVLTIIDRDLPPNTGPFRAELSHGSGDSWAVEVGDTGDTVTLRLTEPLEQEEYSVYLQLFDRQGKDQVTVIKAQVCDCQGRVESCAYEPQVATGVPIILAVLGALLAFLIILLLLLLFVRRRKVVKEPLLLPEDDTRDNVFYYGEEGGGEEDQDYDLSQLHRGLDARPEVIRNDVAPPLMAAPQYRPRPANPEDIGTFIDENLKAADTDPTAPPYDSLLVFDYEGSGSEAASLSSLNSSDSDQDQDYDYLNEWGNRFKKLAELYGGGEDDE